Proteins from one Clostridium cellulovorans 743B genomic window:
- a CDS encoding L,D-transpeptidase family protein gives MNRKKIIIGSAASVALILFGIYLANALYLRDKLLPGTNIEGIDCSYKTIDEVNQLLMDKHKNTKFSILEGTSESLSFTGSNIGLDRDLTNELSQVREKQNSLTWPLGLISKKALDEETSNLLFNEDAFNTYFSSVNLNKGNRLQSNDAFLNRNNTNFIITEEVYGNTLNVETAINKIKENIKNGADTIDISDCYEKPKVTKNDEKLISLAAKANDLKKINIEYKFGTRREVASDVNKMDMITYDGNDVYFDKSKVNNYVVSLAQKYDTYGSTRSFKSTRRGVVNVTGGVYGWYILTESETEELYNQLLEGNDISRVPNYDGTIIKNEDNDIGSTYIEVDILNQHLWFYKNGALLVEGDVVTGNASNGHDTPKGVHYVWSKESPSILKGQDYETRVEYWMPIEWTGVGIHDAIWRNPAEFGKNTYLTNGSHGCINSPLILAKTIYENVEIGTPVIVF, from the coding sequence ATGAATCGCAAAAAAATTATAATTGGGTCAGCTGCTTCAGTCGCACTAATACTCTTTGGAATTTATCTTGCAAATGCTTTATACCTCAGGGACAAGCTATTGCCTGGCACTAATATTGAAGGAATAGATTGCAGTTATAAAACCATTGATGAAGTTAATCAATTATTAATGGACAAACACAAGAATACTAAGTTTTCCATTTTGGAAGGTACTAGTGAGTCATTATCATTTACCGGTTCTAATATCGGATTAGACCGTGATCTTACTAATGAATTATCGCAAGTAAGAGAAAAACAAAATTCCCTTACATGGCCATTAGGTCTAATTTCTAAAAAGGCACTTGATGAAGAAACATCAAATCTTCTTTTTAACGAAGACGCTTTTAATACTTATTTTAGTTCAGTAAATTTAAATAAAGGGAATAGACTTCAGTCTAATGATGCATTTTTAAATAGGAATAATACTAATTTTATTATTACAGAAGAAGTCTATGGAAATACACTTAATGTTGAAACTGCTATAAATAAGATTAAAGAAAACATAAAAAATGGGGCTGATACAATCGATATATCTGATTGTTATGAGAAGCCTAAAGTAACAAAAAATGATGAAAAACTTATTTCTCTAGCAGCAAAGGCCAATGATTTAAAAAAGATTAATATAGAATATAAATTTGGAACTCGAAGAGAAGTTGCATCTGATGTAAATAAAATGGACATGATAACCTATGATGGAAACGACGTATATTTTGATAAATCAAAAGTGAATAATTATGTAGTTTCTTTAGCCCAAAAATATGACACTTATGGTAGTACTAGATCCTTTAAATCTACAAGAAGAGGCGTAGTAAATGTAACTGGCGGTGTCTATGGCTGGTACATACTAACAGAATCTGAGACAGAAGAACTCTATAATCAACTTCTTGAAGGTAATGACATTTCAAGAGTGCCTAATTATGATGGCACAATAATAAAGAATGAAGATAACGATATAGGTAGTACATATATCGAGGTAGATATATTAAATCAACACCTTTGGTTTTATAAAAATGGAGCCCTTTTGGTAGAAGGTGACGTAGTTACTGGTAATGCTTCTAACGGTCATGATACTCCTAAAGGAGTTCACTATGTATGGAGCAAAGAATCACCTTCAATTCTTAAAGGTCAAGATTATGAAACTCGTGTTGAATATTGGATGCCTATAGAATGGACAGGCGTTGGAATCCATGATGCTATTTGGAGAAATCCAGCTGAATTTGGTAAAAACACATACTTAACAAACGGCTCTCATGGATGTATTAATTCACCATTAATCCTTGCAAAAACTATATATGAAAACGTAGAAATAGGAACACCTGTAATAGTATTCTAA
- a CDS encoding CpsD/CapB family tyrosine-protein kinase, whose translation MFKSLITYRDPDSITSEIYRTLKTKLQFVNIDNDIRTLLVTSASKAEGKSTTTANLAITVAQSGRKVLIIDSDIRKPYIHKLFSLPNKTGLTTVLTNQCDLMDAIQETEVDNLHILCGGKIETNSHQLIGSKKMSKLIDLVENNFDMVIIDGPPILLVTDSQLLANQVDGVLLVTCYGKTEKKALVKAKKTLDSVNANTLGVVITKVPKPPKIEENYSYYYSEEDDDE comes from the coding sequence ATGTTTAAATCCCTAATTACATATAGAGATCCAGACTCTATAACTTCCGAAATATATAGAACCCTAAAAACAAAATTACAATTTGTAAATATAGATAATGATATTCGTACCCTTTTAGTAACCTCTGCTTCTAAAGCTGAAGGAAAAAGTACCACTACCGCTAATTTAGCTATTACTGTTGCACAATCTGGAAGAAAAGTTTTGATAATCGATTCTGATATCCGAAAACCATATATCCATAAACTTTTTTCTCTTCCTAATAAGACAGGATTGACAACAGTTTTAACAAATCAATGTGATCTAATGGATGCGATTCAAGAAACTGAAGTTGATAATCTTCATATTCTGTGTGGAGGAAAAATAGAAACTAACTCTCATCAGCTTATTGGTTCAAAAAAAATGTCCAAGCTTATCGATCTTGTAGAAAATAATTTTGATATGGTAATTATAGATGGACCACCTATTCTCCTAGTTACAGATTCTCAACTTCTTGCAAACCAAGTAGATGGAGTTCTTCTTGTAACTTGCTACGGAAAGACAGAAAAAAAGGCTCTAGTTAAAGCAAAAAAAACATTAGATTCAGTCAATGCAAATACTTTAGGAGTAGTTATCACAAAGGTTCCAAAACCCCCAAAAATTGAAGAAAACTATTCATACTATTACAGTGAAGAAGATGATGATGAATAA
- a CDS encoding YveK family protein has product MDLHELLYIIKKRMVLMVSITLVIGASGWIFSTLFINKLYTSDISVIIGKNYRNPAEGESSIATYSDILMYQKAVKTYGKIATSRTVASDVIDKLSLNYSPSALLGSVAVVTPSETEFMTIRVTLRNPEEAALIANQWALSLKEISKEIQGTDNVKILDTAQVPKSPSSPNLKLNIIFSFGAGFSLSVVLCFLLEIFDTTIKSENDVLKLVSLPVLSSIPNFEIDE; this is encoded by the coding sequence ATGGATTTACATGAGCTTCTTTATATAATTAAAAAGCGGATGGTACTTATGGTATCTATAACACTGGTCATTGGCGCCTCAGGTTGGATATTTAGTACACTATTTATTAATAAGTTGTATACATCTGACATTTCTGTTATAATTGGTAAAAATTACAGAAACCCTGCTGAAGGCGAAAGTTCAATAGCTACTTATAGTGATATCCTTATGTATCAAAAAGCTGTTAAGACTTATGGTAAGATTGCTACGTCAAGAACAGTAGCTTCTGATGTAATAGATAAATTGTCACTTAATTATTCCCCTAGTGCATTACTAGGTTCTGTTGCAGTTGTTACACCTAGCGAGACTGAATTTATGACAATTCGTGTGACGTTGCGAAATCCTGAAGAAGCAGCTTTAATCGCCAATCAATGGGCTCTTTCCTTAAAAGAAATAAGCAAAGAAATCCAAGGAACTGATAATGTAAAAATTCTCGATACAGCACAAGTACCAAAATCACCTTCAAGTCCAAACTTAAAGCTTAATATTATATTTAGCTTTGGTGCAGGCTTTTCATTATCCGTTGTTCTTTGTTTTTTACTTGAGATCTTTGATACCACTATTAAATCTGAAAATGACGTATTAAAATTAGTAAGTTTGCCCGTTTTAAGCTCAATCCCCAATTTCGAAATAGACGAATAG
- the truA gene encoding tRNA pseudouridine(38-40) synthase TruA — protein sequence MRNLKLTIEFDGSRYKGWQNQKDKEQTVQGKIETVLSKMTGEEIEVIGCERIDTGAHADGYIANFKTNCELSCTAISIYLYEFLPEDILVKFIEEVDERFHARYNAKAKVYEYVINNNNLRNVFNRKYSYHIDIDLNIEEMLKAAEAFKGKHDFKAFTNLKSSAKSTVRTVEDILIKKDNGLIKIELIADDFLLNMERIIVGTLIEVGKGNVKATNVFKMLKDGKKIETIPMAQAKALFLKKVIY from the coding sequence ATGAGAAATTTAAAATTAACTATTGAATTTGATGGAAGTCGATATAAAGGATGGCAAAATCAAAAGGATAAAGAACAGACAGTTCAAGGAAAAATTGAAACAGTCTTAAGTAAAATGACTGGGGAAGAGATTGAAGTAATTGGGTGTGAAAGGATAGATACAGGGGCTCATGCTGATGGGTATATAGCAAATTTCAAGACTAATTGTGAATTAAGCTGTACTGCAATTAGCATTTATTTATATGAGTTTTTGCCAGAAGATATATTGGTGAAATTTATTGAAGAAGTAGATGAAAGATTTCATGCAAGATATAATGCCAAGGCAAAGGTTTATGAATATGTAATTAACAATAATAATCTAAGGAATGTTTTTAACAGAAAATATTCATATCATATCGATATTGATCTTAATATAGAAGAAATGTTAAAAGCTGCAGAAGCTTTTAAGGGAAAACATGATTTTAAAGCATTTACAAATTTGAAATCTTCAGCAAAGTCAACAGTAAGAACTGTAGAAGATATATTAATTAAAAAAGACAATGGGTTAATTAAAATAGAGTTAATTGCAGATGATTTTTTACTCAATATGGAGAGAATTATAGTAGGAACACTTATTGAAGTTGGTAAAGGAAATGTAAAAGCTACAAATGTTTTTAAAATGTTAAAAGATGGAAAGAAGATAGAGACTATTCCTATGGCTCAAGCAAAAGCTTTATTTCTAAAGAAAGTTATATATTAG
- a CDS encoding 3-deoxy-7-phosphoheptulonate synthase has translation MSFEYLNKMPSGEEIKELYPLSSKLVEIKRQRDEEIRKVFEGKSDKFVLVIGPCSADKEDSVCEYVSRLSKIQDEVKDKVILVPRVYTNKPRTNGDGYKGIMHQPDPQREPNMAEGVVALRKMHIRVMEESGLTAADEMLYPENYAYLDDILSYVAIGARSVENQQHRLTVSGLDIPVGMKNPTGGDLNVMFNSVYAGQHAHTFEYQKWEVKTQGNPLTHAILRGSVDKNGGNHVNYHYEDLLQVTEMYAQKKLINPAIIVDTNHANSNKKYDQQPRIAMEILNSCNSNSDIKKIVKGLMIESYLVGGTQPVTGDVFGQSITDGCIGWEETRSLILNIAERV, from the coding sequence ATGAGTTTTGAATATTTAAACAAAATGCCTAGTGGAGAGGAGATAAAAGAATTATATCCTCTATCTAGTAAGTTGGTAGAAATAAAAAGACAAAGAGATGAAGAGATAAGAAAAGTTTTTGAAGGAAAATCAGATAAATTTGTTTTGGTAATTGGACCTTGTTCAGCTGATAAAGAAGATTCTGTATGTGAATATGTTTCAAGACTTTCAAAAATTCAAGATGAAGTTAAGGACAAGGTTATACTTGTTCCACGTGTATATACTAATAAACCACGTACTAATGGCGATGGATATAAGGGAATTATGCATCAACCAGATCCTCAAAGAGAGCCAAATATGGCAGAAGGCGTAGTAGCTCTTAGAAAAATGCATATTCGAGTAATGGAAGAATCAGGATTAACTGCGGCAGATGAAATGCTATATCCAGAAAACTATGCATATTTAGATGATATTTTATCATATGTTGCAATAGGAGCTAGATCTGTAGAAAATCAACAACACCGTCTTACTGTAAGTGGACTTGATATACCAGTAGGTATGAAAAATCCTACTGGTGGAGACCTAAATGTTATGTTTAATTCAGTTTATGCTGGACAACATGCGCATACTTTTGAATATCAAAAGTGGGAAGTAAAAACTCAAGGGAATCCACTTACCCATGCTATTTTACGTGGATCTGTAGATAAGAATGGTGGTAATCATGTGAATTATCATTATGAAGATTTACTTCAAGTAACAGAAATGTATGCTCAAAAGAAACTTATAAACCCAGCAATTATAGTTGATACTAACCATGCTAATTCTAATAAGAAGTATGATCAACAACCAAGAATTGCTATGGAAATATTAAATAGCTGTAATAGTAACAGTGATATTAAGAAGATTGTTAAAGGTCTTATGATAGAAAGTTATTTAGTTGGAGGTACTCAACCAGTTACAGGTGATGTATTTGGTCAATCTATTACAGATGGATGTATAGGATGGGAAGAAACTCGTAGCTTAATTCTTAATATTGCTGAAAGAGTATAG